A segment of the Manihot esculenta cultivar AM560-2 chromosome 13, M.esculenta_v8, whole genome shotgun sequence genome:
AATGTTTGGATGTAGAGCTTAAAGAAGTGAAAATTATGTAGTAGCAACTGACAATAATTTTCTTGTTTGTTCTGGAGAATGTAATATGCATATGATCAGGTCGTTGACTCTTCTTTCATACTGGAGTGTTTCTTGTTCTTGAATCTATAGCAAAGAAAAAGTGTGAAACAAACAGAATTAGTAGACAAGTGTCCATGAATATAGAAATGCATGTGGTATTTGCTTGCACACTTTAATGCAGAATAACTGGGTTTCAATTTCGTGACATATTAGAGATCTCAAGACTTTTTTTAATAGGTTTGTAACATGGGGTGCAAGTTCTAGTATTGTACAGATTAAGTTGAGCGTTGGGGAATCAATCATGTTACTTCcatgtaattaatttatagattttATATTTCTGATTGTAACTGATGTTCGAATGCTTCATTGTTAATAAAAGTCTTGGGGTGGGGGTGGGGTTCAGAATATAAAGGCAGGCACAAAGCTTTTGTGTTATGCTGTGCGTGCGATGATGTGATGCACTTGGCTCGATAGaagtttgtaattttttaaggAATAAATTTCGTCTTCAAAATTATACCGCAGGAAAGAGTTGTAAAAGGTTTCTGGTCTATATTATACATGTATTTAATTTGTACAATGAGTGTCACCAGTCCTTTAAAGAAGTATAGATTTCTTCAGCTTCAAATAATTGACCATATTAATATAGTCCATTAAAGTAAGACTGATTTGAGGTGTATGATACGTATTTTTGCAGCTTGTGGAGCTCTTGAAATCATGTGACTATAGAACACTGGCTATTGGAGATGGTGGAAATGATGTGAGAATGATACAACAAGCTGATATTGGAGTTGGCATTAGTGGGAGAGAAGGACTGCAAGCAGCACGAGCGGCTGATTATAGTATTGGAAGTAAGTTGTTTTACATCTGCATATGCCATGTGTTATTAAGTGCAGTTATTGAAACTCTACTATTATATCATTCTTATTTGTGATGCTCTTATGAGGAGAATTTGCTCCAAAGTCCAAAGCTTGCCTCTTTAAGAAAGTGAAACATTTGTTGCTGCAACTGGTGTAGTTGCATTTATTTTTCGTGTGATTCTGGAATTTAATGTTGCTTTGTGTTTGCAAAGAAAAAACAATGCTGCTTCCTTGGCCCAGATTCTAAAAGACTACCTATAGTGTTTAGATGATTTACTGATTCAAATTACCTTCACCTATTACCCCTAGATATTAGAcaccaataaaatttatttttatttcaggaacATTTCTTGTTATAGAAAATTTTGGAGCATAAAGAgccatgatttattttttagggCAATTGAGGTTCATAAATGTTATAAGCATTGAACTGTACAAAGGGACTAGCTTTTTGAGCAATAAGTCTATGTCAGCTACTTCAACTTGGGAATTTTGTTCACCAGCATATTCTCAGGCCTGATCTTGCCTGCCTTCTTTCTTTGGGGAGCTGAAAACTGAAAAGAAAGTTGAATGTTTGCTTTGAGAGGAAAATGCAGTTGTTCTATAGAGGATATGTTTATCATGACAGCCTAAATGGTCCGACTCGGGATAGATGAAAAATTGTGCAAAAATCTTAAAACATTGGTTAATTATAGGACTTTTCAGTCAACAGTGAAAAATAATCAagatgttttaaaattttttagtatcATATGCTATCCTCTTTGGCTTTAAGTTAAATTTTTGTGTTTGACCTTTTTGGCTGCATGTCTTTTATTTGCAGAGTTCAGGTTTCTGAAAAGACTGATACTAGTCCATGGGCGGTATTCATATAACCGAACAGCATTTCTGTctcaatattctttttataaatcCCTACTGATATGTTTCATACAAATCTTGTGAGTTTCCATATTTTGTTCCTTATTTTATTCTCTCTTTATCTTGGTTATCAATTAATTAGCATGATAGACATCATGAATTGGATATACTTTTGGTCTCCTTTGCTCTATACTAAAATTAGCATATATGTtcagtttttcttttatttcaggTGTTTCTGGGACCAGTCTTTTCAATTCTGTTAGCTTGATGGCTTATAACGTTTTCTATACTAGCATACCTGTTCTAGTTAGTGTACTTGACAAAGATCTTAGTGAAGAAACGGTAATGCAGCATCCTCAAATTCTATTCTATTGCCAAGCAGGAAGGTATGTTTATATATGCTACTTGTGACATTTTTCCTTCCGGGTCTTTTTAGTTAGTGGGTTTCATAGGGATGTTGACTAGCATGGCTTTCTGTTCACATGAAGATTGTAGTTTCTGTTGCTCTATGTTTGTTGAACTAACAATCATTATTTACACAGGCTTCTTAACCCAAGCACGTTTGCAGGATGGTTTGGTCGATCTCTGTTCCATGTGAGTACCATCTTTTTTGTGTAATTGCCTCTTTTCACATGTTTATTGAACTCGGTTGTGCATTTTCTTGTAATCGACATTTAGAGACAGAAGTCATGTACCTAATTTGAAAACCAGCTAATTATCATCAAATTTCAATCTTACGTGAATACGTGATTGAAAATTCATGTGCTTAGGTTAAAAGAAAAGATTTACTGGTGATATATAACAGTTCAGGCTTTCTTCTTTTGTTCTGGCAGGTGATATATCTTAGGGGGATAAATCTTTCTGGGTATTTTCCAAAATGTACTTGAGGTTAAGCAAAATACACAAATTTGTCTGTGCTGTTTGAAAAATCCAATGATTTAGTCCTTATTCCTTAATGCTTAAAACTGTTAAAAATTATTCTTTCTATTCTGGTTTTAATCAAATCTGATGTTCATTTTTGTAGTTAATTATTTAGAAGGGAAAAATCCAGTTTTGGCCAAAATCAGACGCAGGTTTTCAGTCGGTATGGGTTTGGCTGGTTTTCTTTCCTAGTTAGGCCATGGCTTTCAACACAAACatgatctctctctctcactctctcCCTCTATCCAAATAACTTATGAACAACATAACTAAGAAATCAAGAACCAAACTCAAAATATTTCCTGAATTCATGTCATTGCAAACAAACAAAAAGCAAGCAAGAAAATTTGTCCAAAAGTTTGAAATCAATAATGTAAAAGCAACAAAATTTATCCTAAGAAAAGTCAATAATAGAGACATTGATTTTCCAATTTCAATCGATTTTCCAATTTCAATCTTCCTACAAGAAATAAACAAAAGACATAAATGGAAAAACTTTTCAAAACCTACACCACAACTGTAAAGCAAGTGTTTCCTAGCTCTTCAACAATGATTTTCTTTACCATAAATGAACTATGTTTTCACGAGACACACAACCCATGTACATACAATATATCCAAAGATTATACTTAGgaaggacaaaaaaaaaatcagggtGTTCTTAGGATACTTGCTCTTACCCCTTTTGTTGGCCATTGACCACCATCGACAATTGGTGATTTCAATCCCACCCCTGAGCTCATCTTGAGCTACTGAGCATGCTTATGCCAGTCATGTGCTGATAAGCTCAATGGTTTGCAAGTTCTGAAGCTTGAAAAGTATGGTCATCATATGGTCATCATCAATGTTTATCTCCTTCTCTGGTGATTATCAAAGTGATGCTGTAGGTGCCAAACAATTGCTGAAGGAAAATCCACTAGTTATTTTCCAAATGTTACTGCAATTGTCATTAATTGCTGGAAAAAACTTCATTCTCCTCTCTGTTTCTAGCTCCTATGGTTGCTTAATCTACTAGTGTACTTTGGTGATGAGCATGCTACCGGCTGCTTCCAATTTCACCTGAGAATCCCTGCCTTGTCTTCACACTCTTTATCttcgtcttttttttttttcctttcctcTTCCTTTCATCATCatattcttttttccttttcattttgcCCAATGCGTATTGACAGTCAAAAGGGTATCGTATAAGGGTATTATTGTCAATTATACTATGCTTAACTGCTCTAAATGCGGAAATGTATACAGATATGCAAGTTGCTAAGGTCTAAAATGATGAGCTCTTGAGTTTACAAGTGCTAGAACTTAGAAATCACTGTGTAATGTTTTAATGCTACTTGAGATGAACTTAGTTCTTTGATATAAGTTCCAGTTTTACCTATAGATTTCCTTGGTTGTGTACTAATGTGTCTCCTTTTCTTGTCCATTGATACTTAACGATTTCAGGCATTTGTTGTATTTATAATCAGTATAAATGCGTATGCCTATGAAAAAAGTGAAATGGAGGAGGTTGCAATGGTGGCACTTTCTGGATGTATATGGTTGCAGGCTTTTGTTGTAACATTAGAGACCAAGTAAGCTTCcatctctttccttttttttttatttttaatctgtTAGAAGCTTTCAACAGGAGAATGAAATGAACTTTTGGCTGGAATAATCTAGTGAGCCTCCTTTTGATTTATAACAAATTGCAATGGATACTTGGATCAAGGCATAGTTGAAATTAAATTGGTATCTGAAAATAGCAATAGACGTTAACTGTCTATTCGGTCATTGCCTGCAGCTCCTTTACAATATTACAACATCTAGCCATATGGGGCAACTTAATTGCATTTTATGCAATCAACTGGATTGTTAGTGCTATTCCATCGTCAGGGATGTATATGATAATGTTCCGGCTATGCACGCAACCATCTTACTGGATAACTGTATTTGTAAGTATCACTTAGACCTTTTTTTGCATTATTCTTGTTATAGCCCCTTGATTAACATTCCTAGAACACCTCCCACTGAATTGCGTGCCGAAAACAACCCATTGATCAATTCTTTGCAGCTCGTAGTTGCAGCGGGAATGGGTCCAATACTAGCTCTGAAGTATTTCCGCTACACATATAGACCCAGTAAAATAAACACACTCCAGCAGGCTGAACGTTTGGGTGGACCAATACTGTCTCTGGGAAATATCGAGCCACAACCAAGATCATTGGAGAAAGAAGTTTCTCCATTATCAATTACTCAAACCAAGAACAGAAGTTCGGTTTACGAACCTCTATTATTAGATTCTCCAAACACTAGAAGATCCTTCGGATCAGGAACTCCGTTTGATTTCTTTCAGTCTCCATCCAGATTGTCTTCTTCGAGCTACTCAAGAAATTGCAAGGATAACTGAGCTCTACCTCTTGTTAATTGGCATGCAAAGAAGTGTATAGGCGGCATAGTTGATTGGTACAAGTCCTTTATAGTTCTGCATTTTGCTGAATAGTTGTCTTAGGATTGTAAAGGATGCAACTTTTTTCCGTCCCTTACAATTTATTTACACTTAATGACCacttccaattttttttttcccttactCAGAACAATTGTAATATGTATATCTTTAAAAATGTGTTGAGCACAAATAGGAAGGCTTTGAATAAATTAACCATGTGTTCATTCATATGAAGGGAAGAGAATTTGAGTCTTTTAAGTTTGTTTGAGATTGAGTTTGAAACTGCTTTATTCAAATATACCCTGTTAAACCTTTTTTCaagcttaaattaattttaaaaaaaaggtttAGAACATTTTTTtgcagtttgattttttaagaTCCATTAGACCAGCTTTTTCTCTAACAAGCAATTATATCAAATATTCTAATTTTGGATTGCATATCCCAACTTTAGGATAATTGTAGCTGAACTTCAAGATAAATTTGGAGATGTGTGAATTGTgttgtaaataataatatatcgaAATAACAGttttaacaatttaaaatttgcAATTTGTTAGTATAGATTCGCATTTTTGCCTATAATTGcttcaatattaattataaataaatatgcaattttattttttaattgtattttaatctttttatatgtaaaattataaataatgtgaagtaatttgataataaataaagtCCAAATATGTATAGAAGTATCTCACATTTTTTCCAATCTATGTAATAATCTGTCCAAATCAAAGACTTGAAAATGTAGCAATTCACATGTGTGAACCATACCTTAGGTGAAGTTATAGGGAGTTGCAAGCATTACAAAGTATGGGGCAATTGTCCCATGAATAgcattaaattttcaataaatgaaatgaaaaaTGTGACCCCTCACCAAAGCAAATGAAGAAGGTCATAGGCAGGTGGGGAAGCCCTCCCTCCCCTATTAAGGGTCATTTTAGCATGGGCTGCTCCCCCCACTCCCACACCATTTCTTGTGAGTATGTGGGTGGCCATCACCACCTAATCCCTCCATTGCATTGCCCCCACACTCCCACATCCATCAAGCCaaagaaacaaacaaacaaacagttAAGAATCATTCCAAACACACCCTCATGCCTCCTTTCCCTACCATCTTAGCTGTCTTTCAGATAAGTAGCCCTCCTAGGAAACAACTTAATATGCTATCTTATACATCATTTCAGttcctttttcttcattcatcTTCATTTTCTTCATCTCTCCCACTCCACATGCCTTCATTAATCATGGCTCTTTCTACATATTACCATCGTTTTTAGGAAGATATTGAAGTCTCAAGTCCAAATGTCTCCATTTATTTGTTATGCAATATTCATGTTTATAGTAAAGAAAGTGCAATCACTAATTTCTTACTCGACAATTACGCTTTTCACgaattttctttcttaaaaaatacagaggcaattttttttctaatatatctTATTTTTCTGAATTTAATCTTCTTATTATTGAGCTTTAAGCtcgaaattttatatatatcaaaattaccTCTTCAAATTAATATGTATATTAAGTTTTGTAGTGAGAGTTGGAGCTTTATCTTTCTTCCATgctctattttttcttttggttAGAACGTAAGGTTGAAGACATTGAGAAAAGCAAATGGATTTGAAGCCAAATTTAGTAATGAGAAATGATGGTGTATCCCCTCATAATGTTGCCTACATCTATAAAATTTCACATCACTAGCTAGCTTTCCTATAAAAACTTGGATAGGTTAAGAGTTCTCAAATTGTATGTCCATCCAAATTTTCACAATCTATTTTgatttatatttcaaatttacAATGAGTAATCAATTTATATGATTCAAAATGGGCtaatattgatttaattaatatatttattttaaaattaataaataaatacaaattattttgcaTAAATTCTCTATAGATAATTAGTGGATAAATGCTGGAATCCACATCACTATATAAAGATGTACTTGAATGGTCCTATGCTCCATTGATGAAGGGCAGGAGTTGTTGGATCATGGGATTATTACACCCCCAATCCCAATGTCTTTGTCAATACATTAATGTCCTCATCAAATATTTACTTGCCTTCTTTCAAACTTATGCCCAATTCAACTACTGTATGAAAGCGGTTGATTTTTCCCCAGCAGAAACTAACTCAtatgttttaattaaaattcaataatttcacACATCAATTGATATCTGACATGCATACTCAAACTCAAATTAAccgttatttaaaataattttattattttataaaaatttaaataacaatCTAGCAAATTACATGCTAATTTGTTAATAGTTTTTACACACCAAAAATCATGTACCAAAACCAGGAAATATACCCAATAGGCAAAGTTGCCAATCCTTCAATTAGGGTTTCTAACAAAAGTAgataattttcataaacacttgCTTAAATTCAACTACATCATCAAAAGACAATTACTTGAACAAATACACATCATTCTCTTCTTCAAGAAGAGGCAAAATTCATCTAAAATTAAACAACTTGatctaaaaagaaaattaacacAATAGTCTTgcatgaaaataagaaaaaaaaaacaataataccCATAATTTATACACCAAATCTCATATATATAATGgtagattttttatatatacggCTGGTGCTTCTCTTTATGTACACATTAATTCTGAACCAGTCGTTCATCTTCTACATCAAGAGCTCATTCACCCATCCAAGATCAGGATCACCACCTCCATTCTTATTATCATCATTGTTATTCATCTGTTCATCAATATTAAATCCCTTGCTTGAACAATCTCCACTCAAAAAATTCCTTGACCCACGAGGGTTTGGGGTTGAAGGTGAAAGAATCAACTGTTGCTGATGATGATAATCTTCGCCattgaaagaagaagaagaatccaTCCATGGAGTACTGTTAGTTTTTCTGTTATTGGCTGCAGAGAAAGAAATCGGTGAAGAAGCTGGTGCTTCATCATTAAAATTCATGGCCTCCATTAGCTCTGTAAGAACGTCTTTATAGCTCATAAATCCAGACCTAAGCTTGCTCAAACGATCATTGTATCGAGAAATTGGAGACAACCCACTTATTGACTGCTGTTTCACCGGTGATAGAGGCGGTGATAACGACGGAGACAATGGCGGCGACATATGGGACATACCCAGTAAAGTAGAAGTAGGAGAAGAAATCACAGAATGACAAGCGAAGCAGCAGCAATGACCATGGTTAACAGAAGAACAAGGTAAGATCAAGCTTTTATCGTATTTCACAGCATGACAAGAAACCTCGGGAAGAATACGAAGTTGACGAGGAGAGTGAGCGAAAAAACAAACCTTTCGCTTGCAGTTCTTACCGTCCTTGCAAGCTTCAGTTCTATAACGAGAAGGGTGAAGCCAGCACTCAAAAACACCATGAGCAAACTCACAGGCATCTCCGCGGTTGCAAGCGCCGCGTCTAAACTCAGGACAAACTTCACCGGAGTAGTGATACTTCCTAGGGTCTCTCCGGCGAGCCTTTTCACCAGGATGGGCAAAAGGGCAGTCAGTCCAGTCATGACTACGGCTACGAGTGCAGCGGCGAACCTTAAACTCAAACATCCGGAAATGATCAGAAGAGTAAGGATCCAAATCCCCATCAGCCACCTTGCCATAAGCATGAGCATGAGCATAATCATGATCATGATCACCATTAATGGCGTCATTAAAAGGCAGGAACTTTTGGAGATTTGAGCAATTAGTGGACATAGTATCAGGAGATTCTTGGAGGGATTTCTTGGTGAGGTGTTGTTTTCTGGGAGGGATATCAAGGTCTTTGAAGGTTTTcttggaggaagaagaagagaagagttgGTGGGAGTGGTAAAGCTTGTGT
Coding sequences within it:
- the LOC110629753 gene encoding zinc finger CCCH domain-containing protein 2; translation: MSTICADQHKLYHSHQLFSSSSSKKTFKDLDIPPRKQHLTKKSLQESPDTMSTNCSNLQKFLPFNDAINGDHDHDYAHAHAYGKVADGDLDPYSSDHFRMFEFKVRRCTRSRSHDWTDCPFAHPGEKARRRDPRKYHYSGEVCPEFRRGACNRGDACEFAHGVFECWLHPSRYRTEACKDGKNCKRKVCFFAHSPRQLRILPEVSCHAVKYDKSLILPCSSVNHGHCCCFACHSVISSPTSTLLGMSHMSPPLSPSLSPPLSPVKQQSISGLSPISRYNDRLSKLRSGFMSYKDVLTELMEAMNFNDEAPASSPISFSAANNRKTNSTPWMDSSSSFNGEDYHHQQQLILSPSTPNPRGSRNFLSGDCSSKGFNIDEQMNNNDDNKNGGGDPDLGWVNELLM